One segment of uncultured Tolumonas sp. DNA contains the following:
- the argR gene encoding transcriptional regulator ArgR gives MKPGEKQEQLVKAFKALLREERFGSQAEIVTALNEIGFENINQSKVSRMLSRFGAVRTRNAKTEMVYCLPVELGIPTINSPLKNLVLDVDHNGIILVIHTTPGAAQLIARMLDSLGKAEGILGTIAGDDTIFITPTAETDIDELYDSVLELFEQTG, from the coding sequence ATGAAACCCGGCGAAAAACAGGAACAACTTGTTAAGGCTTTCAAAGCCTTATTACGAGAAGAGCGATTTGGATCACAGGCTGAAATTGTTACGGCACTGAATGAAATCGGCTTTGAAAACATTAACCAGTCGAAAGTATCTCGGATGTTAAGCCGCTTTGGTGCGGTACGAACCCGTAATGCTAAGACGGAAATGGTGTATTGCTTACCCGTAGAATTGGGTATTCCGACGATCAACAGCCCACTGAAAAATCTGGTGCTGGATGTCGATCATAACGGCATTATTCTGGTGATCCATACCACACCGGGTGCAGCACAATTGATTGCCCGCATGCTGGATTCATTAGGTAAAGCAGAAGGTATTCTCGGCACTATTGCTGGCGATGACACCATCTTCATCACGCCAACAGCAGAAACCGATATCGACGAGCTTTACGACTCTGTTCTGGAGTTATTTGAACAGACGGGTTAG
- the mdh gene encoding malate dehydrogenase, whose product MKITVLGAAGGIGQALSLLLKMKLPAGFKLALYDVAPVTPGIAVDLSHIPTDVAVKGFAGADLPKALEGSNVVVICAGIARKPGMDRSDLFKFNAGVIQALVSEAASICPNACFCIITNPVNSMVPVAAEVLKKAGVYNPQKLFGVTMLDVIRAETFVANSQGRAAGTIRVNVIGGHSGKTILPVMSQVGGFEFTDEEAAQLVRHIQDAGTEVVEAKAGNGSATLAMAAAAHRFVNAVVRGLMGEENVVECAYVEGGSQHSRFFSQPMRLGKEGWYKVLPYGPLTQAEKDALEAMLPTLRDEIRMGEDFILQPEKFEKSETANK is encoded by the coding sequence ATGAAAATAACTGTTCTCGGTGCTGCTGGTGGTATAGGGCAAGCGCTGTCCCTATTATTAAAGATGAAACTGCCCGCAGGCTTTAAACTGGCTTTGTATGATGTAGCGCCAGTGACACCGGGTATTGCTGTTGATTTGAGCCATATTCCTACTGATGTGGCGGTAAAAGGCTTTGCTGGCGCTGATCTGCCAAAAGCATTGGAAGGCAGTAATGTGGTTGTGATCTGTGCAGGCATTGCCCGTAAACCAGGTATGGATCGCAGCGATTTGTTTAAATTTAATGCCGGTGTTATTCAGGCATTAGTCTCTGAAGCTGCGTCGATCTGCCCGAATGCTTGTTTCTGCATTATTACCAACCCAGTGAACAGTATGGTGCCCGTTGCAGCGGAAGTGTTGAAAAAAGCCGGTGTTTATAATCCGCAGAAATTGTTTGGCGTCACTATGTTGGATGTTATCCGTGCGGAAACATTTGTTGCTAATTCACAAGGACGTGCTGCCGGCACTATCCGCGTGAATGTGATTGGTGGTCACAGTGGTAAAACCATTCTGCCAGTGATGTCGCAAGTCGGTGGTTTTGAATTCACCGATGAAGAAGCCGCGCAATTGGTGCGTCATATTCAAGATGCAGGTACTGAAGTCGTGGAAGCCAAAGCGGGCAATGGTTCAGCAACACTGGCCATGGCTGCCGCCGCACATCGTTTTGTAAATGCTGTTGTTCGTGGTCTGATGGGTGAAGAAAACGTGGTGGAATGTGCTTATGTGGAAGGCGGTAGCCAACACAGCCGTTTCTTCTCCCAACCGATGCGCTTAGGTAAAGAGGGTTGGTATAAGGTGTTACCTTACGGGCCACTGACACAAGCCGAAAAAGATGCGCTGGAGGCTATGCTGCCAACTCTGCGGGATGAAATTCGGATGGGGGAAGACTTTATTCTTCAACCTGAAAAATTTGAAAAATCGGAAACCGCGAATAAATAA
- a CDS encoding YacL family protein has product MDHEFVRDIDGRCRARLSMGHEAFGFWLTDELGENLPLCDEILKATAHLLHGGDDYKLSGKTFCLYLEEEAATVSALELQFETPIEDNEQGLSYYDDELFAACGLEDFELLLRAWREFITEQE; this is encoded by the coding sequence ATGGATCATGAGTTTGTCCGGGATATAGATGGTCGTTGCCGGGCTCGTTTATCGATGGGGCATGAAGCCTTTGGTTTTTGGCTGACCGATGAGTTGGGTGAAAATTTACCCCTCTGTGATGAAATTCTGAAAGCCACCGCGCACTTATTACATGGCGGTGACGATTACAAATTATCCGGTAAAACCTTCTGTCTGTATCTGGAAGAGGAAGCGGCCACCGTCAGCGCATTGGAACTGCAATTTGAAACACCGATAGAAGATAATGAGCAGGGATTAAGTTATTACGACGATGAATTGTTTGCCGCTTGTGGTCTGGAAGACTTTGAATTGTTACTTCGTGCCTGGCGTGAGTTTATTACCGAGCAAGAATAG
- the glnK gene encoding P-II family nitrogen regulator: MKLISAIIKPFKLDDVREAVAALGVDGMTVSEVKGFGRQKGHTELYRGAEYQVDFLPKVKLDIATSDDNVESIIEAISKAAYTGKIGDGKIFVYDLAHVVRIRTGEMDGEAI; encoded by the coding sequence ATGAAACTTATCAGTGCAATCATTAAACCGTTCAAATTGGATGACGTGCGTGAAGCTGTTGCTGCACTTGGCGTAGATGGTATGACCGTGTCCGAAGTGAAAGGTTTTGGCCGTCAAAAAGGTCACACCGAATTGTATCGCGGTGCTGAATATCAGGTCGACTTTCTGCCGAAAGTAAAACTGGATATCGCTACTTCTGACGATAACGTTGAAAGCATTATCGAAGCGATTAGCAAAGCGGCTTATACCGGTAAAATTGGTGACGGTAAGATTTTCGTGTACGACCTGGCGCATGTTGTGCGTATTCGTACCGGCGAAATGGATGGCGAAGCCATCTGA